CTGGGGCTCGACGTACCTCGGGATCCGTCTCGCGATAGCGACCATTCCGCCCTTCCTCATGGCGGCGGCTCGCTTCGTGGTCGCCGGGTCGATCCTCTTCGTCTGGGCCAGGGCGCGGGGCGCCCGCATGCCGACGCGAGTGGAATGGCGCACCGCGGCGGTCATCGGATTCCTGTTGCTGCTTGGCGGCAACGGTGGCGTGGTGTGGGCCGAGCAACGGGTGACGTCGAGCCTCACCGCGTTGATCGTGGCGGCCGAGCCGCTATGGGTGGTGATCCTCGACTGGATCCGTCCCGGCGGCAAGCGGCCGACTCTTGCCGTGAGCGCGGGATTGGTGGTCGGATTCGCGGGGGTGGCGCTGCTGATAAGCCCGAGCCGCGTCGCCGGAGAGGGCGGCGTGGACCTGGTCGGTGCCGCGGTGCTGACCTACGCCTGCGTGTCGTGGGCGATCGGTTCCATCTACTCACGCCACGCGCCGGCGCCTGCCTCGCCCCTCATGGCGACCGGGAGCAACATGCTCGCGGGGTCGGCGTTCTTCCTGGTGGCCGCCCTCGCGACCGGTGAATTCGGGCGGCTCGACGTCGCCGCGATAACGACGCGCTCCTGGCTCGCGCTCGCGTACCTCACCGTGTTCGGAGCACTGATCGGCTTCACGGCCTATCTGTGGCTGCTGAAGAACACCACGCTGGCGAAAGCCTCGACCTACGCGTACGTGAACCCCGTGATCGCCGTCGTCCTCGGCTGGCTCATCGCGGGCGAGCCTCTGACGGCCCGTACCCTGGTCGCGGCCGCGATCATCATCGCGGGCGTGGTGACCATCTCGACCTTCCAGTACGCGCGGTCGGGGGCGCGCCGGCTCTTCGCGCGCGGCGGCGGCGCCGGGTTGCCGAGCTCGGTGCCGGGAAGGCCCTGAAAACGGTTGAAAACCAAGAGACGTTGAAGGTTGACGCTTCTCCTACGGCGCCGCTCTCCCGCTCCCCCGCGGCCAGGTGTTGTTCTCGCGATTGATGTCCGGGAACATCAAGTCGGGGTCCACTTCCACCCGCATCAGCTGCCGGGGTAGCCGCCTCAGCATGATGTAGCGGTTGCCGAGGTACCAGATCTCGACCGGCAGCCGCATCCGGTCGGATGAGCCATCGGCATAGGTGAGGCGCAGGTCCACCGGCATCGGCAGCGTTCCGGGACTCGAGAGGAACACGCGCGAAGCGAAGCCCTGCGGGCCGCCTGGCGAAGAATCGGGCCGCGACTGCAGCGAGTCCACCGCCAGGTCCACGCGGTCGGTCCGGAAGAACCAGCCCCGCCAGAACCACGACAGGTCCTCTCCCAGCGCGTCTTCCATGGTGCGGAAGAAATCCGCGGGCGTGGGGTGCCTGAACGCCCACCGGCGCGCGTACTCCCGGAAGGCGAAATCGAATCGCGTCGTGTCGTCGAGGATGGCGTGCCGGAGGAGGTACAGCCCGGTGGCCGGCTTGTTGTAAGCCGCGTTGCCGAGGAGCTGTGACGGTGTGCGGTCCGCCGGCAGCATCATGGGCTGGTCGTATCCGGTGCGCGCGATCCCGGCCCACTGCGCCGCCCCGCCGCGGGAGCCGGTCGCGACCGGCTCGCGCCAATAGGTGATGCCGGAGAAGATGTTGATGAAGCTGTCGAACCCCTC
The sequence above is a segment of the Gemmatimonadales bacterium genome. Coding sequences within it:
- a CDS encoding EamA family transporter, with the protein product MPREHRLRLILAFAAVYVIWGSTYLGIRLAIATIPPFLMAAARFVVAGSILFVWARARGARMPTRVEWRTAAVIGFLLLLGGNGGVVWAEQRVTSSLTALIVAAEPLWVVILDWIRPGGKRPTLAVSAGLVVGFAGVALLISPSRVAGEGGVDLVGAAVLTYACVSWAIGSIYSRHAPAPASPLMATGSNMLAGSAFFLVAALATGEFGRLDVAAITTRSWLALAYLTVFGALIGFTAYLWLLKNTTLAKASTYAYVNPVIAVVLGWLIAGEPLTARTLVAAAIIIAGVVTISTFQYARSGARRLFARGGGAGLPSSVPGRP